The Xylophilus rhododendri region CGCGCCGGCGCCGGCTCCCGCGGCTGAAGCCGGGCCACAGCAACGTCAGAGCCCCTGCCCGCCCGACACCTCGATGCGCTGGGCATTGATCCAGCGGTTGCCGTCCGCCAGCAGGCTGGCGACCATCGGCCCGATGTCGTCCGGCAGCCCGACCCGGCCCAGCGCCGTGCGCTCGGCGATGTGGCGGTTGATCTCCGGGTTGTCGCGCACCACGCCGCCGCCGAAATCGGTCTCGATGGCGCCCGGCGCCACGGTATTGACCGCGATGCCGCGCGGCCCCAGCTCCTTGGCCATGTACAGGCTCAAGGTCTCCACCGCGCCCTTCATGGTGGCGTAGGCCGCATAACCGGGCAGCACCATGCGGGTCAGGCCCGAGGACAGGTTGACGATGCGCCCGCCGTCGGCCAGCAAAGGCAGCAGGGCTTGCGTCAGGAAGAAGATGCCCTTCAGGTGCACGTTCACCAGCCCGTCGAACTGCGCCTCGGTGGTCGATTCGAAGGCGGCGTATTCGCCGTGGCCGGCGTTGTTGACGAGGTGGTCGAACTGCTCGCGCTGCCAGGTCTGGCGCAGCGCCTCGCGCAGCCGCTGCGCGAAATCCGCGAAGCCGGCGACGCTGCCGGTATCGAGCTGCAGCGCGACGGCGCGCTGACCCAGGCCCCGGATCTCGGCGACAGCCGCCAGCGCCTCCTCGCGGCGGCTTTGATAGGTCAGCACCACATCGCCGCCGCTGCGGGCGATGTGCTGGGCGGTATTGCGGCCGAGGCCGCGGCTGGCGCCGGTGACGAGGGTGATCTTGCTCATGCGAAAACTCCGTGCTGGTGTTGTTTGGGGACGGGCCGATGCTAGGAATCGCGGACTCCGCCGTCTTTACCGGAAGCTCGCCGTTCCTTGCCTGTTCCTCCAGGCCCCTATCGCGCGCCACCCGCGCCCCTTAGGCTCGCGTCATGACCGAGACCCTGCTCCAGTCGGTGCGCCGCCACGCGGACACCTTTGCCGATGCGAACGGCATTGCCCGAACGCCCATTCCCGGCCTGATCGCCGTGCGCGCCGAGCAGCCCAGCGGGCTGGTGCACGACATCTACAAACCCCTGGTCTGCCTGGTGCTGCAGGGCAGCAAGCAGGTGGCGGTGGCCCGACAGACCTGGTCCCTGGCGCCGGGCGATTCGCTGCTGATCGCCGCCGACCTGCCCACCGTCAGCCAGGTCACCCGCGCCACGCCGGCCGAGCCCTACCTGTCGCTGGTGCTGGAGCTGGACCTGGCCGTGATCGGCGAGCTGACGATGCAGATGCAGGCCGCCCACGGCGACGACCACCAGGCCGCCCGCGCCGTGCCCACCGACACCGAGGTGGCCGACGCGGCGCTGCGCCTGATGCGCCTGCTCGACCGTCCGCAAGCGCTGCCCATCCTGCAGGACCAGGGCGTGCGCGAATGGCATTACTGGCTATTGGCCGGCCGCCACGGCGCGGCCATCCGGCAGCTGGGCCGGCCCGAGAGCCAGGCCAGCCGGGTGGCGCGGGCGGTGGCGCTGCTGCGCGCCGAATTCGACCGGCCGCTGCCGGTGGAGCGCCTGGCGCAGACGGCGGGCATGAGCGCCTCGTCCTTCCACCATCACTTCCGGGCGGTGACCTCGCTGTCGCCGCTGCAGTTCCAGAAGCAGCTGCGGCTGATCGAGGCGCGGCGGCGCATGGTGGCCGAGGGCGCCTCGGCCAGCAGCGCGGCTTTTGCCGTGGGTTATGAAAGCGTGCCGCAGTTCACGCGGGAATACGGCCGCATGTTCGGCCTGCCGCCGGGGCGGGATAAGCAGGCCGCCTGCAATTCTGGTTCCCCTTCAATTCAGCCCTGCGGCGGCTTGGCCGCCAATGCCGCATCGGACGTATATCCCAGAACGGATTTGTAGATCACAGGGCCGTTATCACCGCCGCGGCGCAACTCCAATACATCGCCGCGCATTCCCCATCCCGGTGCAGGTAAACATTGCCGTCGAGTTCCAGGTAAGGATTCCAATAATATGTGGTGCCTCCATCGATGTGTCCACTGTATTGACCATTGATGGTCCAGCCATGCATACTGTCCTGGTCAAGAATTTTCGGACAGTTCGATAGGGCGTGTTGCTGCCATTTTTCGCTCGAAGGCGTTGGGCGGCAGATAACCCAATGTCGAATGCAGTCGAGTGCTGTTGTAGAAGCCGACGATGTAGTCGCCGATGTCTGCAGCAGCCTCAGCGTGATTGGCGTAGTCGCGCTGCCAGACGCGCTCCATCTTCAAGTTCAAGAAGAAGCGCTCCATCACCGCGTTGTCCCAGCAGTTGCCCTTGCCGCTCATGCTGGCCAGCAGGCCGTGGCGTTGCAGTACGTCGCGATGAAGCTCGCTGGCATATTGACTGCCCCGGTCGGTATGCACGATCAAGCCGGGGCTGGGTTTTCGTTGGCCAATGGCCATCTCCAAAGCCGCACAGACCAGCTCTGCCGGCATGCTCGGTGCAGTAGCCCAGCCAATCAACTTGCGTGAATACAGGTCCAGGACGGCAGCCAGATAAAGCCAGCCGCTGCGAGTCCGGATATAGGTGATGTCTGCCACCCAAGCTTGATTGGCCGAGGCTGGCGCGAATTGCCGCTGCAGCACGTTTGCAGCCACCGGCAGCGTGTGGCGGCTGTCGGTGGTGTGAACGAATTTGCGCTTCCAGCTTGGCTGCAGGCGGTGTTCGCGCATTAGTCGGCGTATGCGCCAGCGGCCAACGTCAATGCCCTGGACCTCGAGCGCAGCACGCAACCGACGGCTGCCGTAACTGCGCCCGCTCGCTGTAAATGCGGCCTTCAATTGCACCTCAATGGGCTCGATTACGGCAGGCCGAGCTGCTCGTTTAAGAGCTGCGTAATAACCTGCTCGGCTGACACTCAAGACACGACACAGCGTGCTCACTGCAACTGTCTCGGCCTTCTTCTGCCACTGAGCAATCACGCGGTGGATTACTTCAGTTCCCGGGCGAAGAAGGCCGATGCTTTTTTTAAGATGTCGTTGTCCTGGCGCAGTTGCCGCAGCTCTGCTTCGAGCTGACGAATACGCCGTTGCTCCTCGGTCAAAGGCTTGCCAATGCCGGGCTGGCCTGCACTCTCTGCATCGTATTGCTCGACCCAACGGCGCACCGCGCTGTCGGTCAGGCTCATGTCTCTGCAGACCTGTGGCACGCTCAGGTTCTGCTCTCGGATCATCTTGACGACTTGAAGCTTGAAGGCCTCGTCGAAGCTGCGGCGGGGAAGGCGGTTCGTCATGTTCCAGTTGTCCTCAGGGGTTTGAATCCCCTATCGACTTGTCTTTGGAAATTAGACCAGGACATACCGGCAGTCTTGGCGAACAAAGCCTTGGCAATTTTCAGATGCATGACCTGACCATCCAGCCAGGCCACGATTCCAAGAGTGATGCGGCAAACCACGGGGCCGTCCTTTTCGCCCCGACGCACTTCCAGCACATCGCCGGCGGCGCCGCCACTGTGATAATAGGTGCTGATGCCTTCGCGCGAATCCCCGATGCACCAACTTTCGGCGCCACCCTTGCCGATGGCGCCGAAACGTTCTCCATTACGCCAGAAGCTGAATCGCTCGGGACCGTCGAAAAGTACCTTGGAAATCTGCAGCGTGCTCTTGCCCGCGTCCCACGACAGCGAAAGGTCCAGACAGCTGCTGTAGACGACATCAAAACCGTTTTGCCGAGCCAGCCTCACCTCGAAGAAATCGCCGGGCTTTGCACCTCCGTTACCCAAGTGCAAATTGATGCCGCTGTCAAGCCAGCCCGTCAGGTAGTGAATGATGGCCTTGTCGATGTCTCCGATATATTTTCCATTCAGATAAAAACCATGCCAAGATCCTTCGTGAAGCACCGCCGTGGACATGTCAAAATGCACCCAGTCATCCTCACGACGCGCCTTGATGTAAATATTAGCAGGCGGCCAGAAATCAGCCGGTTCATTGAAAAGAGTTATCCGCAGCCTGAGATCCGGATATTTTTCGGGTAACGGTACCAATTCGACAGGCGCACCGAACGAAACGCTGAAACCGGGAGGCGTGGGCAGACGTATCATCTCCTGCCAGTTCATGGTCAGTTCCGCTCCCCATCCGTCAAATTTCACGCTCGACTGGTCTTTTTCGGATATTTTTACCTTGCCTTGGGCTGCTTTAATTGGCTCGGTCGGAATCAGAATACGACTGTATGTAAGCTCCGGAGCTCCCGGATAATCCGGATGCTCTGAATCCAGGACAAGTTCAAATTGGTTGCATCCATAACGAACGGTGCAGGTGTAGCCGCCGCTGGAATGATCCAGGAATTGAGCGGAAAAGCCCATTTCCCATATGCCCGGCGAAACCCCCTCAGGACTTGCAGTGACTTTCAGATAACTCGGCATCATGGCCTCCTGCGATTGGTTGGCTTGCACCATAGCCATTGCACGAGCGTTTGTGTGCGCCCACACACTCAATCGCATGGCCCGTTCAACCCAACGCCACCAAGCATGTACAGCACATCCCACGTCAACCCGCGATCTTGCCGATCAAGCTCTTGTCGGAGGTATAGCCAATAGCGGTACGGTAAATCACCGGCCCCTTGGCACCGCCCTCGCGCAGTTCCAGCACTTCTCCGCGTACACCGTCGTATTTGTGAAAGAGACAGGTCTCAGCAGTCTTTTCGCTGATCCCCCAGTAGTAGAGGGATCCATTATGCAAGTGCCCGCTGTACTCACCGTTGCGTTGCCACTCGTAAATTCCCGCGCCTTGCATGGCGAACTTGCCTGGAAGCCGCAGATAGATAATTCCATTATCCAGCCAAGCCAACACACCGAGCATGACGCTGAAAATCACAGGGCCTTGTACCGTACCCCTGCGCACTTCGAAGACATCTCCCAGCTTTGCGCCGTCGCGGAAATATTGCCGCGCGCCATCCTTCAAAACTCCGCCCGTCCACTCGTGATCGACTTTATTGTTGGCGATCCGGCCGGCATGCCCCCCGTCAAGAAAGAAATAATAATCGACGCCACTGGCCAGCAGCGATTCCGCCGCTTTCAGCAATATTTTCGATCCCTGCAACTCCGCGGAAATACCCAGGATGGTGCTGTACACCACGATGCCTTTTTCGTCTCCCAGCAAAAGTTCGAATTTGTCGCCCGGCTTTGCGCTGCAGCCCACCGAGCGAAAACCGTCCCCTGTGCCATGATCGTTCAAGCGATGCAATGTGCCGTCATTCGCTATGTGTCCGGCGTATCTGCCGTTCAACATGAAGGTGAACCTGCGCCCCTCGATAAAAATCGTCGTGGACAGCGCCACGTAAACCCAGTCCTTTTCTGCAAAAGTATCGACATAGCAAAACAGCCGGGTCATGTCTTCCGGCGGCTCGTTGAACACAGCGAACTGCAGGGTGAGATCAGGATAATCGGCCGCTATCGGCTTCACCACAGCCGGCTTGCCCACCGACACGCTGAACGTGGCCGGCGTGGACAGAATTTGTGTGCTGGTGTGAATCTCCCAGGTGTCCGTCCAGACACCCACCCAGTCAAGCTTCGGATGATCCTGGGTGGAAACCTTCAACTTGCCTTGCGCCGCCTTGTACGGCTCAGTCGGAATTAATTTCTGCGCCGACAGCGCATGCGCACCCGGCTCTCGCGGGAGCAACTCAACGTGGTCATTATTATAATGAATG contains the following coding sequences:
- a CDS encoding SDR family NAD(P)-dependent oxidoreductase, which gives rise to MSKITLVTGASRGLGRNTAQHIARSGGDVVLTYQSRREEALAAVAEIRGLGQRAVALQLDTGSVAGFADFAQRLREALRQTWQREQFDHLVNNAGHGEYAAFESTTEAQFDGLVNVHLKGIFFLTQALLPLLADGGRIVNLSSGLTRMVLPGYAAYATMKGAVETLSLYMAKELGPRGIAVNTVAPGAIETDFGGGVVRDNPEINRHIAERTALGRVGLPDDIGPMVASLLADGNRWINAQRIEVSGGQGL
- a CDS encoding AraC family transcriptional regulator, producing MTETLLQSVRRHADTFADANGIARTPIPGLIAVRAEQPSGLVHDIYKPLVCLVLQGSKQVAVARQTWSLAPGDSLLIAADLPTVSQVTRATPAEPYLSLVLELDLAVIGELTMQMQAAHGDDHQAARAVPTDTEVADAALRLMRLLDRPQALPILQDQGVREWHYWLLAGRHGAAIRQLGRPESQASRVARAVALLRAEFDRPLPVERLAQTAGMSASSFHHHFRAVTSLSPLQFQKQLRLIEARRRMVAEGASASSAAFAVGYESVPQFTREYGRMFGLPPGRDKQAACNSGSPSIQPCGGLAANAASDVYPRTDL
- a CDS encoding IS3 family transposase (programmed frameshift); this translates as MTNRLPRRSFDEAFKLQVVKMIREQNLSVPQVCRDMSLTDSAVRRWVEQYDAESAGQPGIGKPLTEEQRRIRQLEAELRQLRQDNDILKKAFGLLRPGTEVIHRVIAQWQKKAETVAVSTLCRVLSVSRAGYYAALKRAARPAVIEPIEVQLKAAFTASGRSYGSRRLRAALEVQGIDVGRWRIRRLMREHRLQPSWKRKFVHTTDSRHTLPVAANVLQRQFAPASANQAWVADITYIRTRSGWLYLAAVLDLYSRKLIGWATAPSMPAELVCAALEMAIGQRKPSPGLIVHTDRGSQYASELHRDVLQRHGLLASMSGKGNCWDNAVMERFFLNLKMERVWQRDYANHAEAAADIGDYIVGFYNSTRLHSTLGYLPPNAFERKMAATRPIELSENS